The window CTACCGCATATTGTAATATTGAAAAAGCCAAAAGGATGAGGGGGTATCATGACTGAGTATCGTAAGTATTGGGATGAAGAATTAGAAACCATGCCGAGGGAAAAACTCAAAGAATATCAGCTGTCACTGCTTAAAAATATGATGGAGCTGACGTACAATAAGTCGCCTTATTATCAACGGGCCTTTAACGAAAAAGGCGTCAAGCCGGAAGATCTGAAAAGTCTCGAAGATCTGAAAAAGTTTCCAACGGTTAACAAGAAGGTTCTCAGGGATCGGCAGCAGGCAGTACCCGACTTTGGAGATATGATTTGCGCTCCAGAAAAAGATTTTGTTTTTTTGAGCGCATCCAGCGGTTCTACCGGGGTCCCCACCGCATCTCCCTTTACCGGTCAGGACTTTGAAGATTTCCAGGATTTCCAGGCTCGCTTGTTCTGGTCTTCCGGCATGAGGCCGACTGACCGTTATTGTCATGCTCTTAATTTCACCCTTTTTGTCGGTGGTCCGGATGTAATCGGTGCCATGAAACTTGGGGCTTTGACCATCTGGGCGGGAACCATCCCGTCTGAAAGATTATTGGCAATTTTTAAAACCTGGAAGCCCACCGTTACCTGGACAACTCCTTCATATGCTTGGTTTCTGGGTGAATCAGCGAAAGAAAACG of the Pseudomonadota bacterium genome contains:
- a CDS encoding AMP-binding protein, which gives rise to MTEYRKYWDEELETMPREKLKEYQLSLLKNMMELTYNKSPYYQRAFNEKGVKPEDLKSLEDLKKFPTVNKKVLRDRQQAVPDFGDMICAPEKDFVFLSASSGSTGVPTASPFTGQDFEDFQDFQARLFWSSGMRPTDRYCHALNFTLFVGGPDVIGAMKLGALTIWAGTIPSERLLAIFKTWKPTVTWTTPSYAWFLGESAKENGINPADLSIRKIFVAGEPGGSIPETKQSIEELWNAHVYDYYGLSDIFGACAGQCEYKQGLHWAEDHILVEVVDPDTGEEVPEGERGEMILTSLKKVARPLIRFRTGDIVSYTTEPCACGRTHMRLNGIHGRLDDMLIIKGVNVFPSDIETVVRQNNSL